Proteins encoded together in one Impatiens glandulifera chromosome 1, dImpGla2.1, whole genome shotgun sequence window:
- the LOC124921580 gene encoding calcium-dependent lipid-binding protein-like translates to MGLISGILTGIIIGIGIIYGWCQMMQHRSKKRIEKAVDMKLLGSLGRDELKKLCGDNFPEWVSFPVYEPVKWLNKQLTKMWPFIADAATAVIKESVEPILEEYRPPGITALKFSKLSLGNVPPKIEGIRVQSLKQGQITMDVDFRWGGDPDIVLGIEAAMLASLPIQLKDLQVFTVIRVIFQLSEEIPCISAVVIALLSEPKPRFDYILKAVGGSLSAVPGLSDMIDDTVSSIITDMLEWPHRIVVPLGGVAVDISDLELKPQGKLTVTVVKANDLKNMEMLGKSDPYTVLFVRTLFKVKTKVIDNNLNPNWNETFDLIVEDMETQALMLEVFDQDIGQDKRLGVAKIPLIDLEVEGTKEIQVRLLSSLDTLKVKDKKDRGTITIESTYYKFNKEEQLAALAEEKKILEERNKLKEEGVIGSTMEAVDGAVSIVGSGVEVVGSGLAVGAGAVGTGISAGAGVVTVGAGAVGSGLAVGAGAVGTGLSTGAGIMGSGFGAVGGSLSKAGRFMGRTFAGQSGRKSGSTTPVEFELEAGGGAKARVSTSTPPT, encoded by the exons ATGGGTTTGATCTCCGGAATACTAACGGGAATTATAATCGGGATCGGGATAATTTACGGATGGTGTCAAATGATGCAGCATCGAAGCAAAAAACGTATTGAAAAG GCTGTTGATATGAAACTTCTTGGATCACTTGGAAGAGATGAATTGAAAAAGCTTTGTGGTGATAACTTTCCTGAATGGGTTTCTTTTCCTGTTTATGAACCG GTGAAATGGTTGAACAAGCAATTAACCAAAATGTGGCCATTTATCGCAGAT GCTGCGACAGCAGTTATCAAAGAATCGGTTGAACCTATACTCGAGGAATATCGGCCACCAGGAATAACTGCATTGAAATTTAGCAAGCTGTCTCTTGGCAATGTGCCACCGAAAATTGAAG GCATTCGTGTTCAGAGCCTTAAACAAGGGCAAATAACAATGGACGTTGATTTCCGTTGGGGTGGTGATCCAGACATTGTTTTGGGTATTGAAGCTGCTATGTTAGCTTCATTACCAATTCAG CTGAAAGATCTTCAAGTTTTCACAGTTATTCGTGTTATCTTCCAACTTTCCGAAGAGATCCCATGTATATCCGCTGTAGTTATCGCGTTACTTTCAGAG CCAAAGCCTAGATTTGATTATATATTGAAGGCTGTTGGTGGAAGCTTATCTGCTGTTCCTGGACTTTCAGATATGATAGAT GATACTGTGAGTTCAATTATTACAGATATGCTTGAGTGGCCACACAGGATTGTTGTCCCACTTGGTGGTGTAGCCGTTGATATAAG TGACCTAGAACTGAAACCTCAAGGAAAGCTAACAGTGACAGTTGTGAAGGCAAATGATCTAAAGAACATGGAAATGCTTGGTAAATCAGATCCATACACAGTTCTATTCGTGAGGACATTATTCAAGGTGAAAACAAAGGTTATAGACAACAACTTGAATCCCAATTGGAATGAAACATTCGACTTGATTGTTGAAGACATGGAGACTCAAGCTCTGATGTTGGAAGTTTTTGATCAAGATATTGGACAAGACAAGAGATTGGGTGTGGCAAAAATACCCTTAATTGATCTTGAAGTGGAAGGAACAAAAGAAATCCAGGTTAGACTTCTTTCATCACTGGACACACTAAAAGTAAAAGACAAGAAGGATAGAGGAACCATAACAATTGAATCAACATATTATAAGTTCAACAAGGAAGAACAGTTAGCTGCTCTTGCTGAAGAAAAGAAGATTCTAGAAGAGAGAAATAAACTGAAAGAGGAAGGAGTAATCGGTAGCACTATGGAAGCAGTTGATGGGGCGGTTTCTATTGTCGGGTCAGGAGTTGAGGTTGTGGGTAGTGGTCTTGCCGTCGGGGCAGGTGCGGTTGGGACGGGCATTTCGGCCGGGGCGGGGGTGGTTACTGTGGGTGCCGGGGCAGTTGGGTCTGGACTCGCCGTCGGGGCGGGTGCGGTTGGGACTGGTCTGAGTACTGGTGCGGGTATTATGGGAAGTGGGTTTGGAGCGGTTGGTGGTAGCCTGAGTAAAGCTGGAAGATTTATGGGTAGGACATTTGCCGGACAATCTGGTCGGAAAAGTGGATCAACGACTCCGGTTGAGTTTGAACTAGAAGCCGGCGGCGGCGCCAAGGCAAGAGTTTCTACCTCCACTCCTCCCacttga
- the LOC124918928 gene encoding BAG family molecular chaperone regulator 6 isoform X2: MYPQYDTCSDQRSQMPYTHRYPTFFIPPQMSVNPVSHTHSAYEPWSYGGNYGYRIPDSHNYFPPYHCSGYPHPYHPPPPLPYFHDACCPSFSRIHHPVHYAHPPNYSMELPIYDYDKKPHRRCPYHPCSWGGDTMEKEPDAEKTTNSLSSAQSKNLPYPIVWIPTEEMNKAKQMHGGFPEPEPNRRNHDESMNSSNQPCDPIKLEKGEKVENQFPFPIIWVPYKQEETGKKDHTEGKTTPTLMMTGHEEGSPFKESVHNNVDQATTMVGKNDPNRCKIIPVKQLDEMVDNNNTISKEAEKELAKNNPEGGSSTKRQTSPLSKTCKLPPVCLRVEPFPKRKNGSGKSRSLSPPKKGRHEEFVGESCAKMELKEENKLLQVADEHTDPKTKEVGNSEGMDSKEVSQENVTRKKLLTEAEAAVLIQAAYRGYEVRKWEPIKKLKEIGKVRDELDGVKSRFKASSSSLEEKERSLIGEMIMNLLLKLDTIQGLHPVARDMRKWTAKELVKLQEEVDCAVKKGDVNKSLEIESSAETEEMKKHDDEEEVNKSLEMESSAATEVMKKHDDEEEVNKSLELESGSSTEEMKKHDDEEEVNKSLELESGSSTEEMKKHDDEEEVNKSLELESGSSTEEMKKHDDEEEVNKSLELESSSSTEEMKKHDEEEEEEVKVCDGDVEANRKGEDVNNSLEMESSASTEEMKKHDDEEEEEVKVSEGDVEANKKGEDVNNSLEMESSAATEEMKKHDDEEGEKVKVCDGDVEANKKEEDNGGTTAGEDNKTTSSFELKEEKCVDMKMDEMMEKLVEKGKEQLEEIRELSERVKMLEKKLAATTSKKRKGGGRSKTRTRH; encoded by the exons ATGTATCCTCAGTATGATACCTGTTCTGATCAGAGAAGCCAAATGCCTTACACTCATCGCTATCCAACTTTTTTCATCCCACCTCAAATGAGTGTGAATCCAGTGAGTCACACTCATTCAGCTTATGAGCCATGGTCTTATGGAGGAAATTATGGCTATCGGATTCCAGACAGCCATAACTACTTCCCTCCATACCATTGTTCAGGATATCCACATCCTTATCACCCACCGCCACCATTACCCTATTTCCACGATGCTTGTTGCCCTTCGTTCTCCAGGATTCATCATCCAGTTCACTATGCACATCCTCCAAACTACTCAATGGAGCTACCTATATATGATTATGACAAGAAACCACACAGGCGGTGCCCATATCATCCATGCAGTTGGGGAGGAGATACAATGGAGAAGGAGCCAGATGCTGAAAAGACAACTAATTCCTTGTCATCTGCCCAGTCCAAAAACCTTCCCTACCCAATTGTTTGGATTCCTACTGAAGAAATGAACAAAGCAAAGCAAATGCATGGTGGGTTTCCTGAACCAGAACCTAATAGACGAAACCATGATGAGAGTATGAACTCTTCCAACCAGCCATGTGATCCCATCAAGCTTGAAAAGGGGGAAAAAGTTGAAAACCAGTTCCCGTTTCCAATAATATGGGTTCCTTACAAACAGGAGGAAACAGGAAAGAAAGATCACACTGAAGGGAAAACTACTCCCACTCTCATGATGACTGGTCATGAAGAAGGTAGCCCGTTTAAAGAAAGTGTCCACAACAATGTGGACCAGGCAACGACAATGGTGGGAAAGAATGATCCCAATCGTTGCAAGATAATACCCGTAAAGCAATTGGATGAAATGGTAGATAATAACAATACCATTTCAAAAGAAGCGGAAAAGGAGCTAGCAAAGAACAATCCTGAGGGTGGAAGTAGTACTAAAAGACAGACTTCACCACTGTCAAAAACTTGTAAACTTCCTCCAGTTTGTTTGAGAGTTGAACCCTTTCCGAAAAGGAAGAATGGAAGTGGGAAGTCACGTTCTTTAAGTCCACCCAAGAAAGGGAGACACGAGGAATTTGTTGGCGAGAGTTGTGCAAAGATGGAGTTGAAAGAGGAAAACAAACTTCTTCAGGTGGCGGATGAACATACAGATCCAAAAACCAAAGAAGTTGGTAATTCTGAAGGAATGGACTCAAAAGAGGTCTCACAGGAGAATGTGACGAGAAAGAAGTTGTTGACAGAGGCGGAGGCAGCTGTTCTCATTCAAGCGGCGTACAGAGGATATGAAGTTAGAAAATGGGAACCGATAAAGAAACTGAAAGAAATAGGTAAAGTGAGGGACGAGTTGGATGGGGTGAAAAGTCGTTTTAAGGCATCTTCTTCCTCCTTAGAAGAGAAGGAGAGAAGCTTAATTggagaaatgataatgaacctCCTTCTAAAGCTGGACACAATTCAG GGTCTTCATCCAGTAGCAAGAGATATGAGGAAGTGGACAGCGAAGGAGCTTGTGAAGCTTCAGGAAGAAGTGGATTGTGCTGTGAAGAAAGGAGATGTTAATAAATCTCTGGAAATAGAAAGTAGTGCAGAAACTGAAGAGATGAAGAagcatgatgatgaagaagaggttaATAAATCTCTGGAAATGGAAAGTAGTGCAGCAACTGAAGTGATGAAGAagcatgatgatgaagaagaggttaATAAATCTCTGGAATTGGAAAGTGGTTCTTCAactgaagaaatgaagaagcatgatgatgaagaagaggttaATAAATCTCTGGAATTGGAAAGTGGTTCTTCAactgaagaaatgaagaagcatgatgatgaagaagag gttaaTAAATCTCTGGAATTGGAAAGTGGTTCTTCAactgaagaaatgaagaagcatgatgatgaagaagaggttaATAAATCTCTGGAATTGGAAAGTAGTTCTTCAACTGAAGAGATGAAGAAgcatgatgaagaagaagaggaggaagtAAAGGTATGTGATGGGGATGTTGAAGCAAATAGGAAAGGAGAAGATGTTAATAATTCTCTGGAAATGGAGAGTAGTGCTTCAACTGAAGAGATGAAGAagcatgatgatgaagaagaggaggaagtAAAGGTAAGTGAAGGGGATGTTGAAGCAAATAAGAAAGGAGAAGATGTTAATAATTCTCTGGAAATGGAGAGTAGTGCAGCAACTGAAGAGATGAAGAAGCATGACGATGAAGAAGGGGAGAAAGTAAAGGTATGTGATGGGGATGTTGAAGCAAATAAGAAAGAGGAGGATAATGGTGGTACAACTGCTGGTGAAGACAATAAAACTACTAGTTCATTTGAGTTAAAAGAGGAGAAATGTGTGGATATGAAAATGGATGAAATGATGGAAAAGTTGGTGGAGAAAGGGAAAGAGCAGCTGGAGGAAATAAGGGAGCTGTCTGAGAGAGTTAAAATGCTGGAGAAGAAGCTTGCAGCAACAACAAGCAAGAAAAGGAAAGGTGGAGGCAGATCTAAAACCAGAACCAGACATtga
- the LOC124918928 gene encoding BAG family molecular chaperone regulator 6 isoform X1 — MYPQYDTCSDQRSQMPYTHRYPTFFIPPQMSVNPVSHTHSAYEPWSYGGNYGYRIPDSHNYFPPYHCSGYPHPYHPPPPLPYFHDACCPSFSRIHHPVHYAHPPNYSMELPIYDYDKKPHRRCPYHPCSWGGDTMEKEPDAEKTTNSLSSAQSKNLPYPIVWIPTEEMNKAKQMHGGFPEPEPNRRNHDESMNSSNQPCDPIKLEKGEKVENQFPFPIIWVPYKQEETGKKDHTEGKTTPTLMMTGHEEGSPFKESVHNNVDQATTMVGKNDPNRCKIIPVKQLDEMVDNNNTISKEAEKELAKNNPEGGSSTKRQTSPLSKTCKLPPVCLRVEPFPKRKNGSGKSRSLSPPKKGRHEEFVGESCAKMELKEENKLLQVADEHTDPKTKEVGNSEGMDSKEVSQENVTRKKLLTEAEAAVLIQAAYRGYEVRKWEPIKKLKEIGKVRDELDGVKSRFKASSSSLEEKERSLIGEMIMNLLLKLDTIQGLHPVARDMRKWTAKELVKLQEEVDCAVKKGDVNKSLEIESSAETEEMKKHDDEEEVNKSLEMESSAATEVMKKHDDEEEVNKSLELESGSSTEEMKKHDDEEEVNKSLELESGSSTEEMKKHDDEEEVNKSLEMESSAATEVMKKHDDEEVNKSLELESGSSTEEMKKHDDEEEVNKSLELESSSSTEEMKKHDEEEEEEVKVCDGDVEANRKGEDVNNSLEMESSASTEEMKKHDDEEEEEVKVSEGDVEANKKGEDVNNSLEMESSAATEEMKKHDDEEGEKVKVCDGDVEANKKEEDNGGTTAGEDNKTTSSFELKEEKCVDMKMDEMMEKLVEKGKEQLEEIRELSERVKMLEKKLAATTSKKRKGGGRSKTRTRH, encoded by the exons ATGTATCCTCAGTATGATACCTGTTCTGATCAGAGAAGCCAAATGCCTTACACTCATCGCTATCCAACTTTTTTCATCCCACCTCAAATGAGTGTGAATCCAGTGAGTCACACTCATTCAGCTTATGAGCCATGGTCTTATGGAGGAAATTATGGCTATCGGATTCCAGACAGCCATAACTACTTCCCTCCATACCATTGTTCAGGATATCCACATCCTTATCACCCACCGCCACCATTACCCTATTTCCACGATGCTTGTTGCCCTTCGTTCTCCAGGATTCATCATCCAGTTCACTATGCACATCCTCCAAACTACTCAATGGAGCTACCTATATATGATTATGACAAGAAACCACACAGGCGGTGCCCATATCATCCATGCAGTTGGGGAGGAGATACAATGGAGAAGGAGCCAGATGCTGAAAAGACAACTAATTCCTTGTCATCTGCCCAGTCCAAAAACCTTCCCTACCCAATTGTTTGGATTCCTACTGAAGAAATGAACAAAGCAAAGCAAATGCATGGTGGGTTTCCTGAACCAGAACCTAATAGACGAAACCATGATGAGAGTATGAACTCTTCCAACCAGCCATGTGATCCCATCAAGCTTGAAAAGGGGGAAAAAGTTGAAAACCAGTTCCCGTTTCCAATAATATGGGTTCCTTACAAACAGGAGGAAACAGGAAAGAAAGATCACACTGAAGGGAAAACTACTCCCACTCTCATGATGACTGGTCATGAAGAAGGTAGCCCGTTTAAAGAAAGTGTCCACAACAATGTGGACCAGGCAACGACAATGGTGGGAAAGAATGATCCCAATCGTTGCAAGATAATACCCGTAAAGCAATTGGATGAAATGGTAGATAATAACAATACCATTTCAAAAGAAGCGGAAAAGGAGCTAGCAAAGAACAATCCTGAGGGTGGAAGTAGTACTAAAAGACAGACTTCACCACTGTCAAAAACTTGTAAACTTCCTCCAGTTTGTTTGAGAGTTGAACCCTTTCCGAAAAGGAAGAATGGAAGTGGGAAGTCACGTTCTTTAAGTCCACCCAAGAAAGGGAGACACGAGGAATTTGTTGGCGAGAGTTGTGCAAAGATGGAGTTGAAAGAGGAAAACAAACTTCTTCAGGTGGCGGATGAACATACAGATCCAAAAACCAAAGAAGTTGGTAATTCTGAAGGAATGGACTCAAAAGAGGTCTCACAGGAGAATGTGACGAGAAAGAAGTTGTTGACAGAGGCGGAGGCAGCTGTTCTCATTCAAGCGGCGTACAGAGGATATGAAGTTAGAAAATGGGAACCGATAAAGAAACTGAAAGAAATAGGTAAAGTGAGGGACGAGTTGGATGGGGTGAAAAGTCGTTTTAAGGCATCTTCTTCCTCCTTAGAAGAGAAGGAGAGAAGCTTAATTggagaaatgataatgaacctCCTTCTAAAGCTGGACACAATTCAG GGTCTTCATCCAGTAGCAAGAGATATGAGGAAGTGGACAGCGAAGGAGCTTGTGAAGCTTCAGGAAGAAGTGGATTGTGCTGTGAAGAAAGGAGATGTTAATAAATCTCTGGAAATAGAAAGTAGTGCAGAAACTGAAGAGATGAAGAagcatgatgatgaagaagaggttaATAAATCTCTGGAAATGGAAAGTAGTGCAGCAACTGAAGTGATGAAGAagcatgatgatgaagaagaggttaATAAATCTCTGGAATTGGAAAGTGGTTCTTCAactgaagaaatgaagaagcatgatgatgaagaagaggttaATAAATCTCTGGAATTGGAAAGTGGTTCTTCAactgaagaaatgaagaagcatgatgatgaagaagaggttaATAAATCTCTGGAAATGGAAAGTAGTGCAGCAACTGAAGTGATGAAGAagcatgatgatgaagaggttaaTAAATCTCTGGAATTGGAAAGTGGTTCTTCAactgaagaaatgaagaagcatgatgatgaagaagaggttaATAAATCTCTGGAATTGGAAAGTAGTTCTTCAACTGAAGAGATGAAGAAgcatgatgaagaagaagaggaggaagtAAAGGTATGTGATGGGGATGTTGAAGCAAATAGGAAAGGAGAAGATGTTAATAATTCTCTGGAAATGGAGAGTAGTGCTTCAACTGAAGAGATGAAGAagcatgatgatgaagaagaggaggaagtAAAGGTAAGTGAAGGGGATGTTGAAGCAAATAAGAAAGGAGAAGATGTTAATAATTCTCTGGAAATGGAGAGTAGTGCAGCAACTGAAGAGATGAAGAAGCATGACGATGAAGAAGGGGAGAAAGTAAAGGTATGTGATGGGGATGTTGAAGCAAATAAGAAAGAGGAGGATAATGGTGGTACAACTGCTGGTGAAGACAATAAAACTACTAGTTCATTTGAGTTAAAAGAGGAGAAATGTGTGGATATGAAAATGGATGAAATGATGGAAAAGTTGGTGGAGAAAGGGAAAGAGCAGCTGGAGGAAATAAGGGAGCTGTCTGAGAGAGTTAAAATGCTGGAGAAGAAGCTTGCAGCAACAACAAGCAAGAAAAGGAAAGGTGGAGGCAGATCTAAAACCAGAACCAGACATtga
- the LOC124918929 gene encoding protein CURVATURE THYLAKOID 1A, chloroplastic-like isoform X1, giving the protein MATAASSTSMAAAAAVFIPCRFSATTTRFSSMPYLPPPPRFSTLTLSTSFKQSTSDSKRFQVIKASSEDSSSANDPNELLNDLKEKWDAVENKSTVIIYGGGAIVAIWLSSIVVGAINSVPLLPKIMELVGLGYTGWFVYRYLLFKQSRKELATDIDALKKKIAGSELDACCSSILQIRFSMFRNSVDVVCIERGGGRGEYEEEALCLFLFLEDMVVTLGWGRISQSLAPSSLVESMVVVVGKIRSSSSSSSTSIVKHSAHSHSMNSTRYLQNLWT; this is encoded by the exons atgGCAACTGCAGCTTCCAGTACTTCAATGGCGGCCGCCGCCGCCGTCTTCATCCCCTGCCGCTTCTCAGCAACCACTACCCGTTTCTCCTCCATGCCTTATCTTCCTCCCCCACCTCGTTTTTCCACCTTAACTCTCTCTACATCCTTCAAACAGTCCACATCAGATTCAAAAAGGTTTCAAGTAATCAAAGCCTCTTCTGAAGATTCTTCATCTGCAAATGATCCTAATGAACTCTTAAATGATCTTAAGGAAAAG TGGGATGCAGTGGAAAACAAGTCTACTGTGATTATATATGGTGGTGGAGCCATTGTTGCTATTTGGTTATCTTCCATTGTTGTTGGTGCCATCAATTCAGTTCCTCtg CTTCCTAAGATCATGGAGCTGGTGGGTCTTGGATACACTGGCTGGTTTGTTTACCGTTATCTTCTCTTCAAG CAAAGTAGGAAAGAACTTGCAACTGACATTGATgctttgaagaagaagatagcTGGATCTGA ATTGGATGCGTGTTGTTCCTCCATACTCCAAATCCGATTCAGTATGTTTAGAAATTCTGTGGACGTCGTCTGCATAgaaagaggaggaggaagaggagaaTATGAAGAAGAAGCTTTGTGTTTGTTCTTGTTCTTAGAGGATATGGTGGTAACCCTGGGTTGGGGAAGAATTTCCCAGAGTTTAGCACCAAGCTCTCTAGTTGAAAGCATGGTGGTAGTGGTGGGGAAGATtagatcttcttcttcttcttcttctacttccATTGTCAAACACAGTGCTCACTCTCACTCTATGAATTCCACCAGATATCTTCAGAATTTATGGACATGA
- the LOC124918929 gene encoding protein CURVATURE THYLAKOID 1A, chloroplastic-like isoform X2, which yields MATAASSTSMAAAAAVFIPCRFSATTTRFSSMPYLPPPPRFSTLTLSTSFKQSTSDSKRFQVIKASSEDSSSANDPNELLNDLKEKWDAVENKSTVIIYGGGAIVAIWLSSIVVGAINSVPLLPKIMELVGLGYTGWFVYRYLLFKQSRKELATDIDALKKKIAGSDFQIGCVLFLHTPNPIQYV from the exons atgGCAACTGCAGCTTCCAGTACTTCAATGGCGGCCGCCGCCGCCGTCTTCATCCCCTGCCGCTTCTCAGCAACCACTACCCGTTTCTCCTCCATGCCTTATCTTCCTCCCCCACCTCGTTTTTCCACCTTAACTCTCTCTACATCCTTCAAACAGTCCACATCAGATTCAAAAAGGTTTCAAGTAATCAAAGCCTCTTCTGAAGATTCTTCATCTGCAAATGATCCTAATGAACTCTTAAATGATCTTAAGGAAAAG TGGGATGCAGTGGAAAACAAGTCTACTGTGATTATATATGGTGGTGGAGCCATTGTTGCTATTTGGTTATCTTCCATTGTTGTTGGTGCCATCAATTCAGTTCCTCtg CTTCCTAAGATCATGGAGCTGGTGGGTCTTGGATACACTGGCTGGTTTGTTTACCGTTATCTTCTCTTCAAG CAAAGTAGGAAAGAACTTGCAACTGACATTGATgctttgaagaagaagatagcTGGATCTGA TTTTCAGATTGGATGCGTGTTGTTCCTCCATACTCCAAATCCGATTCAGTATGTTTAG
- the LOC124918927 gene encoding receptor-like serine/threonine-protein kinase At2g45590: protein MPSRSFLQFPVLPAESSPPPPELPKQPHHHTNDAKLILPIVAASVTVTFLILFIIFYRKISRKRTAPADLKLPQPFTYSELRRATSSFSAANRLGQGGFGSVYRGILPSGQEIAVKLMDALGSLQGEREFHNELSISSTIDYSCCEHVVAILGFSSDQRSRCRRRLLLVYEYMQNGSLQDALLDKKCIELMDWKNRFAIALNIAKGIQYLHCSCNPPIVHGDIKPSNILLDGYFNAKIADFGLARVLTEDEIGEKRKDGVVVVEVVGEDNGSIIEETESVMTEDIVVAAVNVDRSPESCARVLDSESEMLAIEGSPSEGLDKTSASEYCLDRVSIDSDHRRIGRKKTGGSDREWWWKQDNGNGDGVVSESGRVKDYVMEWIGSAIKKERPNNEWAAAAAATSSLTEEAARKNKKKLEWWTSLDEEERKRKEKKNRKPREWWKEEFCEELAKKKKKRGHSHRIGGGGDAWWQREEETTPDRKKRKNRSKGSIDWWLDGLSDRRNSQEWASGEIPKSGGISSTPSMRGTVCYIAPEYGGGGHLSERGDIYSFGVLLLVLISGRRPLQVTASPMSEFERANLISWARQLARNGKLLDLVDPCIHSLDKDEALLCITMALLCLQKTPMKRPTITEIVRVLSGEADAPQLPFEFSPSPPSSFPFKSRKRAR, encoded by the coding sequence ATGCCTTCACGTTCCTTCTTGCAGTTTCCAGTTTTACCGGCGGAATCTTCACCACCGCCGCCGGAACTTCCAAAACAACCTCACCATCACACAAACGACGCCAAATTAATCCTTCCGATTGTCGCGGCGTCGGTTACGGTAACATTTCTCATTCTATTCATTATTTTCTACCGGAAAATCTCCCGGAAACGAACCGCACCTGCAGATCTGAAGCTACCTCAACCGTTCACTTACTCCGAGCTTCGTCGCGCTACGTCTTCCTTCTCCGCTGCTAACCGACTCGGTCAGGGAGGATTCGGTTCCGTCTACAGAGGAATTCTTCCGTCAGGTCAGGAAATCGCTGTGAAGTTAATGGATGCGTTAGGATCTTTACAAGGTGAGCGTGAGTTTCACAATGAACTATCTATATCTTCAACGATTGATTACTCTTGTTGCGAACATGTTGTCGCCATTTTAGGATTCTCTTCCGATCAACGTAGTCGTTGTAGGCGGAGATTGTTGTTAGTTTATGAGTATATGCAGAATGGAAGTTTGCAGGATGCGCTTCTAGATAAGAAGTGTATAGAACTGATGGATTGGAAAAATCGATTCGCTATAGCACTGAATATTGCGAAAGGGATTCAGTACCTTCATTGCTCCTGCAATCCGCCTATTGTTCACGGCGATATAAAGCCGTCGAACATTTTGCTCGACGGTTACTTCAATGCGAAGATCGCGGACTTCGGTTTGGCTCGTGTTCTCACGGAGGACGAGATTGGTGAGAAGAGGAAGGACGGAGTAGTGGTGGTGGAAGTTGTTGGAGAGGATAATGGATCGATAATCGAGGAAACAGAGAGTGTGATGACGGAGGATATTGTTGTTGCGGCGGTGAATGTTGACAGGTCGCCTGAAAGTTGCGCAAGGGTTTTGGATTCGGAGTCTGAAATGTTGGCAATCGAGGGATCTCCGTCGGAGGGTTTGGATAAGACGAGTGCGTCTGAGTACTGTTTAGATAGGGTTAGCATTGATAGTGACCATAGACGAATTGGGAGGAAGAAGACGGGTGGATCAGATAGAGAATGGTGGTGGAAACAGGACAACGGCAATGGAGATGGTGTAGTATCTGAATCGGGTAGAGTGAAAGATTATGTAATGGAGTGGATTGGAAGCGCAATAAAGAAGGAAAGACCCAATAACGAATgggctgctgctgctgctgccaCTTCTAGCTTAACAGAGGAGGCTGCaaggaagaacaagaagaaactgGAATGGTGGACATCATTAGATGAGGAGGAGAGAAAacgaaaagaaaagaagaatagAAAGCCAAGGGAGTGGTGGAAGGAGGAATTCTGCGAGGAATTggcaaagaagaagaagaaaagaggtCACAGCCACAGAATCGGGGGTGGGGGCGATGCGTGGTGGCAGAGGGAGGAGGAAACTACACCGGATAgaaagaagaggaagaacaGAAGCAAAGGAAGCATAGATTGGTGGTTAGATGGTTTGAGTGACCGAAGAAATAGCCAAGAGTGGGCTAGCGGCGAGATTCCAAAGAGTGGCGGCATCAGCAGCACTCCGAGTATGAGAGGAACTGTATGCTACATTGCACCCGAGTATGGAGGTGGTGGACATCTTTCCGAGAGAGGTGACATTTACAGTTTCGGTGtgttattattagttttaatttcAGGAAGAAGACCATTACAAGTAACAGCCTCACCAATGTCAGAATTCGAGAGAGCCAATTTGATTTCATGGGCTCGACAATTAGCCCGAAATGGGAAGTTATTAGATCTTGTTGATCCTTGTATTCATTCTTTGGACAAGGATGAAGCACTTTTATGCATCACAATGGCACTACTATGTTTACAAAAAACCCCAATGAAGAGACCAACTATAACAGAGATTGTTAG